One genomic window of Solanum dulcamara chromosome 10, daSolDulc1.2, whole genome shotgun sequence includes the following:
- the LOC129870641 gene encoding probable serine/threonine-protein kinase PBL17 isoform X2, producing MGSCQSVEEDKAGHRPKIVRGVGSYPTKRNPLIQPKLNTPEGHDSRRRSSIVVIPETVEDLQQNPGISDLDIFKYEEMKLATKHFRPKQVLGEGGFGIVYKGVIDENVRPGYKTTYVAIKELDPEGLQGDREWLAEMNYLGQLRHPNLVKLIGYCCEDDHRLLVYEYMESGSLEKHLFPRMCATLTWSRRMKVALDAARGLAFLHGAEMPVIYRDFKTSNILLDADFNAKLSDFGLAKDGPMGDQTHVSTRVMGTYGYAAPEYVMTGHLTARSDVYAYGVVLLEMLIGRRAIDKTRPSQEYNLVEWARPLLHHNKKLFKILDPRLEGQYSSKTVVKVASLAYQCLSQNPKGRPVMSQVVEILEVLQVPQGKD from the exons ATGGGTTCTTGCCAGAGTGTTGAAGAAGACAAAGCAGGACACAGACCAAAGA TTGTCCGTGGAGTTGGCTCATATCCTACTAAGAGAAATCCTTTAATTCAACCGAAGTTAAATACACCTGAGGGACATGACTCTAGACGTAGAAGCAGCATTGTGGTAATACCTGAAACTGTTGAAGACCTGCAGCAGAATCCAGGGATTAGTGATCTTGATATCTTCAAGTATGAAGAAATGAAATTGGCTACGAAGCACTTTCGGCCGAAACAGGTTCTGGGAGAGGGTGGATTTGGCATTGTCTACAAAGGAGTTATAGATGAAAATGTTAGGCCGGGATACAAGACCACTTATGTTGCCATTAAGGAGCTCGATCCAGAAGGTCTTCAGGGTGATAGAGAATGGCTG GCAGAGATGAACTATTTGGGGCAGCTTCGACATCCAAATCTGGTGAAGCTGATCGGATACTGTTGTGAGGATGACCATAGACTACTGGTTTATGAGTATATGGAATCTGGCAGCTTGGAGAAGCACCTTTTTCCAA GAATGTGTGCTACTCTAACATGGTCGAGGAGAATGAAAGTTGCTCTGGATGCTGCAAGAGGGCTTGCTTTTCTTCATGGAGCAGAAATGCCAGTAATATATAGGGACTTCAAGACCTCAAACATTTTGTTAGATGCG GATTTTAATGCAAAGCTTTCTGACTTTGGACTTGCAAAAGATGGGCCAATGGGAGATCAGACTCATGTATCGACTCGTGTTATGGGTACTTATGGTTATGCCGCTCCAGAGTATGTCATGACTG GACATTTAACAGCCAGAAGCGACGTTTATGCTTATGGGGTTGTTTTGCTTGAGATGCTCATCGGAAGGAGAGCAATCGACAAGACTAGGCCTAGCCAGGAATACAACCTTGTAGAGTGGGCACGTCCGCTCCTGCATCATAACAAGAAGCTCTTTAAGATACTCGATCCTAGACTCGAAGGACAATACTCCTCCAAAACTGTTGTAAAAGTTGCTAGTCTTGCCTATCAATGCCTCAGTCAAAACCCAAAAGGAAGGCCTGTTATGAGTCAAGTAGTTGAAATTCTTGAAGTCCTTCAAGTACCACAAGGCAAAGATTGA
- the LOC129870641 gene encoding probable serine/threonine-protein kinase PBL17 isoform X1, with the protein MGSCQSVEEDKAGHRPKSKPVVRGVGSYPTKRNPLIQPKLNTPEGHDSRRRSSIVVIPETVEDLQQNPGISDLDIFKYEEMKLATKHFRPKQVLGEGGFGIVYKGVIDENVRPGYKTTYVAIKELDPEGLQGDREWLAEMNYLGQLRHPNLVKLIGYCCEDDHRLLVYEYMESGSLEKHLFPRMCATLTWSRRMKVALDAARGLAFLHGAEMPVIYRDFKTSNILLDADFNAKLSDFGLAKDGPMGDQTHVSTRVMGTYGYAAPEYVMTGHLTARSDVYAYGVVLLEMLIGRRAIDKTRPSQEYNLVEWARPLLHHNKKLFKILDPRLEGQYSSKTVVKVASLAYQCLSQNPKGRPVMSQVVEILEVLQVPQGKD; encoded by the exons ATGGGTTCTTGCCAGAGTGTTGAAGAAGACAAAGCAGGACACAGACCAAAGAGTAAGCCAg TTGTCCGTGGAGTTGGCTCATATCCTACTAAGAGAAATCCTTTAATTCAACCGAAGTTAAATACACCTGAGGGACATGACTCTAGACGTAGAAGCAGCATTGTGGTAATACCTGAAACTGTTGAAGACCTGCAGCAGAATCCAGGGATTAGTGATCTTGATATCTTCAAGTATGAAGAAATGAAATTGGCTACGAAGCACTTTCGGCCGAAACAGGTTCTGGGAGAGGGTGGATTTGGCATTGTCTACAAAGGAGTTATAGATGAAAATGTTAGGCCGGGATACAAGACCACTTATGTTGCCATTAAGGAGCTCGATCCAGAAGGTCTTCAGGGTGATAGAGAATGGCTG GCAGAGATGAACTATTTGGGGCAGCTTCGACATCCAAATCTGGTGAAGCTGATCGGATACTGTTGTGAGGATGACCATAGACTACTGGTTTATGAGTATATGGAATCTGGCAGCTTGGAGAAGCACCTTTTTCCAA GAATGTGTGCTACTCTAACATGGTCGAGGAGAATGAAAGTTGCTCTGGATGCTGCAAGAGGGCTTGCTTTTCTTCATGGAGCAGAAATGCCAGTAATATATAGGGACTTCAAGACCTCAAACATTTTGTTAGATGCG GATTTTAATGCAAAGCTTTCTGACTTTGGACTTGCAAAAGATGGGCCAATGGGAGATCAGACTCATGTATCGACTCGTGTTATGGGTACTTATGGTTATGCCGCTCCAGAGTATGTCATGACTG GACATTTAACAGCCAGAAGCGACGTTTATGCTTATGGGGTTGTTTTGCTTGAGATGCTCATCGGAAGGAGAGCAATCGACAAGACTAGGCCTAGCCAGGAATACAACCTTGTAGAGTGGGCACGTCCGCTCCTGCATCATAACAAGAAGCTCTTTAAGATACTCGATCCTAGACTCGAAGGACAATACTCCTCCAAAACTGTTGTAAAAGTTGCTAGTCTTGCCTATCAATGCCTCAGTCAAAACCCAAAAGGAAGGCCTGTTATGAGTCAAGTAGTTGAAATTCTTGAAGTCCTTCAAGTACCACAAGGCAAAGATTGA